The stretch of DNA GGGACACAATCGTCTGAAGCTGGCCGACCAGCTGGCAGCCGGCCACTACCATATCGTTCGCCTTATGCGGATAGGCTGCATGGCCGCCGGTGCCGATCAGATCGATGAACAGCTCTGAGGTGTTGGCGAACAGGATGCCCGGGCGCGTAGCGATCGTGCCGACCGGATACTCAGGCGCTACATGCAGCGCCGCGATCTGTTCCGGCATCCAGTCTGCCAGCTCCGCGCTCTCCAGCATCGGCTGGGCTCCGCCCGGACCCTCCTCTGCCGGCTGAAATAGCACGATGAGGTCATCCTGCATCGGCTGCCGGGCAAAGTGAGAGACGATGCCGAGGCCGATCGTCATATGCATATCATGGCCGCAGGCATGCATATACCCTTCATGCTGGGAGCGAAATTCATAGCCGGTCTCCTCTGTGATCGGAAGTCCGTCCATATCCGCCCGATAACCGAAGCGGCGCCGGGGCGCGGTGCCTTTGATTTTCACAAGTATGCCTGTACGCCAAGTTCGAACTTCCAGTCTCTCCTGCGGAAGCTTAGCGATGTAATCCAGAAGATAGCGCTGGGTCTTGAATTCCTGAAATCCCGGCTCAGGAATTTGATGCAGCTCGCGGCGGACGCGAATCAGCTCATTCGGTTCAATCATGCTCACTTCTCCTCAACCTTTCTGTGAATCGAATATATCCCTGCCGCTTCTTGGCAGATCAGCTTTAACAAAAAGACCCGGCTCTTAGGCTGCCGGGCCTTCTTCTGTAGCGCAAACCGCTTCTCCCCTTACAGGGAGCGCAGCTCCTGCAAAATCTCAGTCTTGGACTTGGTCTTGTCATCTACCTGCTTGATCACGCGCGCCGGCGTACCCGCCACCACGGAGAACGGAGGAACATCCTCGGTAACTACAGCGCCTGCAGCAACTACAGAGCCTTGTCCGATACGCACGCCTTCAAGCACAACCGCGTTTGCGCCTACCAGCACATCATCTTCCAGCACTACCGGCTGAGCAGAAGGCGGTTCAATGACGCCAGCCAGGACAGAGCCTGCGCCTACGTGGCACATTTTGCCGACCTTAACGCGGCCGCCGAGAACAGCACCCATGTCGATCATGGTGCCTTCACCGATTTCCACGCCGATATTGATGACAGCGCCCATCATGATCACAGCGTTATCACCGATTCCCACCATATCGCGAATGATAGCGCCCGGCTCAATGCGGGCATTGATATTTTTGGTGTCGAGCAGCGGCACAGCCGAATTGCGGCGGTCGTTCTCAACGACATAATCTTCAATTTTACTGCTGTTCGCATCCAGAACACTCTTGATTTCGGCCCAGTCGCCGAATACTACACCGCTTCCGCCGGAGATGAAGCTTTGGGAGCCTTCGCCGAAGGACACGGAGTCTAAGTCGCCTTTGACATATACTTTAACAGGCGTCTTCTTCTTGCTGGTTTTGATCAGGTTGATAACGTCTTCCGTATTCATTTCAATAGACATAAGGGTAACAGCTCCTTCACAGCCTTATTCATACGCCGGACCCTCGCGGACAGGCATAAACTACATCCTTTATAGCATAAAAGCAAGGTAGCCGCAATTCATAGCCCTGGATTACTAGCAGTTATCTCCTATAACTTTATACTTTGGAGCCCGCTTTTTTATACAGCGCATAAGCATAGCATCCCGGATCCCCGTGCAAAGATTGTGTATCCCTCTTCTTTGACTGGAACTTGCGCACGTCACTGAAACCTCGATAATCGAGAAGCCGCTCATCATAGCCATGGTGGGTAAGAAGCGATGCATGCCATTAAAATAAAAAAAGTGGTCTGCCACTTCGCGCTTAAATAATTTCATCGGACAATCCGTATCCCGAAGCCGATCCCCTGTAATCCAATTTCGAATGCGATTTCCAAGCTGCAGAGTTAATAGGCTTCTTAGACTGCTTTTGTAATATATGCGTCTTCCGTTCACAAAGTCCACCTTCGCCATGAAAGGCATGAACTTCAATAAATCCCTGGGCTCGATCTGATTATCGGTATCCATGAGCGAAATGAGCTCCGAAGTGGACTTATGGATTCCAACCTTAATCGCAGCTGTTTTCCCATAATTGCGGGCCAGATGAACCACCTTGACCTGAAGGTCATTCAGAGAAATCTCCTCTAGCACCCGCGCGCTCTGATCTTTACTTCCGTTATTTATAAATATGATTTCATAATTATCTATTTTATCTTGGAACGCCTCCGTCATACGGAGATAAAGGTCTAATATCTCATTTTCACCATTGAAAATGGGTACGATCACTGAAAGACGAGTCATTTGATAATCCCCTCCCATGCTGCTAGCATACTGCTAAACAAAATTAGCCGCATCGTCCAAAGGGGCGGAGTAGCCTGCCCTTTCGGGCAGTAAAAAGGACAGGCGAACTGTCGCATGTCCCGTCTACATATTCAGTATACGCTGTTCCATCGCTACAGCTACCGCTTGTGAACGACTATCCACCCCAAGCTTGTTATAAATGTTCGTCAAATGGGATTTGACGGTTCGTTCAGATATGCCTAAATCATGAGCGATTTCTTTGTTCCTAAACCCTTTCACAACACACTGTAAAATATATGTTTCTTTGTCACTCAGCAGATTTACCTCAGGGCTTGGCGAGCCCTGGGCCTGTCTCTCTCTGGCGCTCATTACCTTCTCCATGATGTCGGCTGAGAGCAGAGCTTCCCCTCTAACCGCTGATTCTATGTTCCTAAATAGGTTCTCCCGGCTTGTATCCTTGAGCAAATAACCTTTGGCGCCCAAGGCCAGCCCATTAATCATAAGCTCATCCTCGTTATAAGTCGTTAAAATGATGACAGGTATAGCGGAGCCTTCTCTCTTTAGAACCTTCATCGTTTCCAGACCGCTCATAACCGGCATATTCAGATCCATCAGAATGACGTCCGGCAGAACTTTGTCAATCATGGCCAAAGCCTCCTGACCATCCTTAGCTTCACCCACTACCTGAAACTGCTCCCCTGTCTCCAAAATCATCTTCAGACCCTCACGAACAACGAAGTGATCGTCTACAATTAATACTTTGATAACGCTCATGTCATTTCTCCCTCTACGAATGGCACATCCACCGTAATTGTTGTTCCCTCGGAGCTGCTGGTCACGCTCACCTCACCGCCAATGAGTCTAGCCCTTTCCTGAATGCCGAGCAGCCCATAGTGACCTACATCTTTGCCAATATCATCTATATTAAATCCAATTCCATCGTCGATCACTTGAATGAACAACCGTTCCTTCTCGTTAAACAGCCTTAGCCTCACCGCGTTGGCCTGTGCATGCCGTGCAATATTCGTCAGGCTCTCCTTAATGATATGCAAGCTATGTTCCATAATCAGCCTGGATGAACGCTTCGTGAGTTGAATGTCTGTAAAGACAGGAATCCCTGTGGAATCCTTGAAATGTTGAACCTCGTCCTGAATCGCTTCTTTGAAGTCGATCTCGGAAGACGACTTGAGCCGCAGATTATCGATAGCTTTCCTGGCATCCGCCAGTGTCCGACGAGCTTGCTGCATGGATAGCTTAATGATGCTCTGAGCCCTGTCCAGGTTGCCTTGGGTCATATGAGCATCTACAGCTTCCAATTGCATCGTTATTCCAGCGACTCCTTGCGCTAACGTATCATGCAAATCCCGGGCCATTCTCTGCCTTTCATTGGATAACGTCAGCTCCTCCACTTTTTTATGCGCCTCCTGCAAGTCATGAAGGAAGCTCTGTATTCTAAGGCGTTCCTGCACTTGCCGAAAAAACAGCACCGCATAGGCCATAACCACAATCAGCATTAATGTGAAAAATGGAAACAGCAGGTGAAGTTCCTCTCGCTCTCCCACAGTTAGAGCCGCATCAAAAAAGACAATAAGACTAGCGAGTGAGACAAACAATATTCTTTTAATCCGAAAGGAGATGCTCAAACTCTGTGCGATTAAAACAGGAAGCAAACCGATGAGCACAGGTTGATAAGCTTCTCTCATTAGAATAGCACATAAGTAAATGAGGATTTCCTGAACTAGAATATAGATCCAAAAGTACTTGCGGCTAATTCTAAAGGAATTCCAATGCAGCGCGCCATGAATGATGAATAGTCCCGTGAAAACAGCGCTTTGAAAAATCAATGGATCTATAAGGAACTGCATAATTACAGTCGCGATATATACAATGGAAACCCAAATTAAAACGGGAAGCCTGGAGGCAAGTAATTCATCAATATGTTCTGCTTTAAATCCCTTATCGTTCAACTTCAAGCCCCCTTCATTCCTCGCCATCTAATTGCATTACAGCGTCTCACGGTGGATCGATATCATACTTACTTAAACTGAAACTTCTATAGTTATCTTTATTGTAAGGGCTGCAGCATTTCTAAGTCATCGTCCAAAGGTGCAGACCCCATCTGCCCAAAAGGGCATGCCCTCTTGGACGTTATCCTCTCCAGCAATCTACGGTACCATGAGATTCATCTTACAGAAAAAATACTGGAGGGAAACCTAGCATGGCAAAGTGGTTATATCATATCGGAAAATGGTCTTTCCGTAAAAGAAAGACCGTGCTAATCGCATCCTTAGGCTTACTTATCGTTGCTATAGCGGCAGGATTAGGCCTGGGCTCTGCGTTCAGCGGAGGGATTAGCATCCCTGGTACTAAATCAGAGAAGGCGATGACCGTGATGAAGGAAGCCTTCGGGTCAAAGTCCGAAGGGGGCGGCACCATCCGGCTCATCTACAAAGCTCCCCTTAACCAGACATTAGAAACTAGTTCCGTAAAACAACTGATTCAAGCCACGGAACAAGAAGTCAAGAAAGATCCGGAAGTCGCATCCATTCAGACGGTATATGACGCCAAAACCATAGGGAAAGGCGGCCAGATCGGATATTCTACAGTCACCTATAAAGCTGCTGCAGACGACGTCGCGCAAACATCGATTGATCATGTGCTGAAAGCCATAGAGGCTCCTAATTCCAAAGGCCTTCAGACCGAACTAGGCGGGACTGTAGCCTTGTCCAAAGTAGAAGCTGGCGGCCCGGCAGAAATGGTCGGTGTTGTCGCTGCATTTGTCATTCTGCTGCTTACATTCGGTTCCGTTGTCGCAGCAGGCCTCCCAATTTTAACCGCAGTAATTGCCCTAGGAATCGGGATTATGCTCATCCTCATTGGGTCTAACTATATCGAAATCCCATCCTTCTCCTTGTCCCTTGCCGGCATGTTGGGACTCGCGGTGGGTATAGACTATGGACTGTTCATCATCTCACGCTTCCGTCAAAACCTAAAACAGGGGATGGAGCGGGAAGAAGCAGCGGGAATAGCCAATGCTACGGCGGGAAGCGCGGTCGTATTTGCCGGACTTACTGTATTCATTGCACTTGCCGGACTCACTGTGACCGGAATCCCCTTCCTGGGATCTATGGGGATTTCTGCAGCCGTAACTGTATGTATGGCTGTGCTGGTCTCCCTGTTCTGTATCCCGGCATTTCTCGGCTGTTCCAAGAAGCTATTTATGCCTAAGAAGTCTAAAAAGGCTCTGCCGAATCCTAATCTTAGTGCCAAGGAATCAAAGGCTGATTCGAACTGGTGGGGACGCTTCGTAACCAAGCACCCGCTCCCTGTCCTGATTGTGTCTGTTCTGCTGCTTGTCGTCATTAGTCTGCCCGTTATTCATATCCATACCGGACTCCCAGATAGCTCTTCTAAGTCTGTAGATACTACGGAACGGCGGGGATACGACCTCTTGGCTGAAGGGTTTGGTCCCGGCTTTAACGGTCCACTAGTGGTCGTAGCTCAAGCAGAGGATTCTGCAAGCGATAAAGCAGCGGCGATCTCTGAAGCAACGAAGGGTCTTGGCGATCTGAGCAACGTCGCTTCTGTCACACCACCGCAAATGAATGCGGCTGGCGATACGGCCATGCTTACCATATTACCGAAGACAGGACCGCAAGAGACGGAGACGAGCGATCTGGTCAAGACGATCCGTGAACAGGCGGAGAACATCAAGGCTGAAGCTCACGTAGAGCTGATGGTAACAGGAGCAACCGCCGTCAATATTGATATGTCGGACAAACTTAACGAGGCGTTACCGGAATTTGCAGGGTTGATCGTGGGGCTGGCCTTCATCCTTCTGGCCATCGTATTCCGCTCCATTCTAATTCCAATCAAGGCTGTTGTCGGCTACTTGCTGACGCTGACAGCCACCCTCGGAGCCGTTGTCTATGTCGTTCAAGACGGGAATTTCATTAGCTTCTTAGGCATTCCTGAGCCTGCCCCTGTGCTCAACTTCCTGCCTGTCCTTGTCGCAGGGATCCTGTTCGGACTAGCCATGGACTATGAAGTGTTCCTGGTCAGCGGAATGCGAGAGAAGTATGTGCATGAACAGCAGCCCAAAAAGGCGATTCTCTTCGGAATGAAGCATAGCGGGAAAATTGTACTTGTCGCAGGCTTGATTATGGTCTCCGTGTTTACCAGCTTTATCTTCGGGGATGACACGATGGTCAAATCCATGGGGCTTGCGCTCGCACTAGGCATTGTATTCGACGCCTTCATCGTGCGGCTCACCATCGTTCCTGCCGCCATGGCCTTGCTCGGCAAATCCGCTTGGTATTTCCCGAAATGGCTCGACCGCATTCTGCCTAAGCTTGATATTGAGGGGGAGGCTTTTCAGAAAAAAGAGCCTAAAGAGGAAGAAGTCCATTATCTTCAACAAGACAAAAGCTATATACAGTAAAAGAAATTAGCTCAAGCACATTTCTGTTATTGTCCGTGTCACAGCAGCAAGCTCCCGGTACTAAGAGGAATAAACCTCTCTTAGCTCCGGGAGCTTGTTTGTGTCGAATCTATGATCAAGCAGCTTCATATGCCTGACGCGGCACTCTTGCCCAATTTGCACCTGGCAGACCCAAAGGCCGCTGAGGGGATTCTAGTCAAAGACTTGCTTCACCATTATTCTAGTCTAAGGCTGTCTCAGGCCAATCTTATGCTGAATATGTACAAGAGCATGTTTCTAATACTGCAAATAAAGAATAGCTTTACCTCCGTACCTGAAGCGCAGCAAAACAGATTAGCCAGAGGGTACCCCTCCATTTTTAGCTTTATGCTGCCTACAGACTCTCCCAACATTCCGTCCATCTGGCTTCGGCATATATCATTTCCAATGCTGAGGATATGAAGGGTAGCTGGGCTTTTTTGTTACTATCCGTTTACATTCCTCCAACGGTATCCTGGAGTTGAATAATCTGATGACTATGCGATTGAGCTGGCACAGTAGCAATAAACAAAAAGCTAGCTGCGGTGAGTAGTAGTATCATTTTCTTTAACATTGTCTAACCACACCTTTTCAATGAATTTTGAGAACTTTTCCTTCGTTTCTTGAACCGCATACGTGCGGAAATGCTCAAATAGCCCTAGACAGTTTATATAATAAGTCTCGTTATTTATTGTATGATAACTTGCCATTGAATACATCAAATATTTAAAACCATCAGCGTAATAGTCTCCATGTAAATAATAATACGCTAACTCATAACTCAATCGTGCAATCTGTTCTGGTATTACTTGCTTAGTATACATGTCTGATGATTGGGACCCCTGTGTAACAAAAGAGTCAATAATCGTTTCAAAACGTTCAAGTATATGATTCACATCTAAATGATATCGGTTGGCTGCAAACATTAAGTTTAACAGCTTAGTTATCATTTCTTTATCAACTTTTGACGCAGCGATGTATTCGACATAATCCGGAAGTACGCTTGTATCTCCAGAAAGGAGTTTATATACGTAAATATTACATTGCGACCAATCTTGATATCGTCTGATCCAATTCATCGTATCCTCGTCCGTCTCTATTACCCAATCCAAATTAGCGTAGGCGTATGTATATTGTAGAGCTTGTTGATAATCGCCTTGGGCTTCATAAACGCTTGCACACAATAAATCGGCATAGGTAATATACGCAAACAGAGGGCGAGTTGGCTTCTTAGTAAATTCAGTACGTTCGCGGCCATTCTGTTGATGTTTTAGTGTATATTGTACTTCCGCTTTAACTTTCATTTTCTTTGCCATTTCCTCAACCTTGTCCCATTTACGTAAAGATCTATACACGTTTGCCAAATCCTTTAATGCGTCAAGCTGATCTATTTCGTCCAGACGTTCGACGAAAGCTTCAAAGACGGCCGCCGTTCTAACATTTTGACTTTGATTATCACCAATTTGGATTGTGAACATGCGGTACTGACAAATCGCCAAACGCTCTGAGTGCTGATATTTCTCCACTTCCGCCACATTCTCATATAGTATCAGCGCCGTTTCGTATTGACCGCGTTCGAATAGATTTTCAGCAATCTCAAATAATTTTGATGAATAGATTCGATTATCCATGATGGTTTCTACTACTTGTCGGAACATGTCTAGCTTGTTCAGCTCAACGCATCGATATAAAAACGGCTCGATTCGTCTCATATTCAAGGGTACGCCTAAGATGTAGTTTTCTATAAACAAATCGTAAAAATGGCCTTCCGGTAAACCCATAACCTCAGTAATGCGGTCCAGCTGATTAATGGACATAGG from Paenibacillus sp. CAA11 encodes:
- a CDS encoding MMPL family transporter, producing MAKWLYHIGKWSFRKRKTVLIASLGLLIVAIAAGLGLGSAFSGGISIPGTKSEKAMTVMKEAFGSKSEGGGTIRLIYKAPLNQTLETSSVKQLIQATEQEVKKDPEVASIQTVYDAKTIGKGGQIGYSTVTYKAAADDVAQTSIDHVLKAIEAPNSKGLQTELGGTVALSKVEAGGPAEMVGVVAAFVILLLTFGSVVAAGLPILTAVIALGIGIMLILIGSNYIEIPSFSLSLAGMLGLAVGIDYGLFIISRFRQNLKQGMEREEAAGIANATAGSAVVFAGLTVFIALAGLTVTGIPFLGSMGISAAVTVCMAVLVSLFCIPAFLGCSKKLFMPKKSKKALPNPNLSAKESKADSNWWGRFVTKHPLPVLIVSVLLLVVISLPVIHIHTGLPDSSSKSVDTTERRGYDLLAEGFGPGFNGPLVVVAQAEDSASDKAAAISEATKGLGDLSNVASVTPPQMNAAGDTAMLTILPKTGPQETETSDLVKTIREQAENIKAEAHVELMVTGATAVNIDMSDKLNEALPEFAGLIVGLAFILLAIVFRSILIPIKAVVGYLLTLTATLGAVVYVVQDGNFISFLGIPEPAPVLNFLPVLVAGILFGLAMDYEVFLVSGMREKYVHEQQPKKAILFGMKHSGKIVLVAGLIMVSVFTSFIFGDDTMVKSMGLALALGIVFDAFIVRLTIVPAAMALLGKSAWYFPKWLDRILPKLDIEGEAFQKKEPKEEEVHYLQQDKSYIQ
- a CDS encoding helix-turn-helix domain-containing protein, whose translation is MKHTPTIRAELDSYLQQEGLNLARLGKLTGINRGSISAIVSGNKPMSINQLDRITEVMGLPEGHFYDLFIENYILGVPLNMRRIEPFLYRCVELNKLDMFRQVVETIMDNRIYSSKLFEIAENLFERGQYETALILYENVAEVEKYQHSERLAICQYRMFTIQIGDNQSQNVRTAAVFEAFVERLDEIDQLDALKDLANVYRSLRKWDKVEEMAKKMKVKAEVQYTLKHQQNGRERTEFTKKPTRPLFAYITYADLLCASVYEAQGDYQQALQYTYAYANLDWVIETDEDTMNWIRRYQDWSQCNIYVYKLLSGDTSVLPDYVEYIAASKVDKEMITKLLNLMFAANRYHLDVNHILERFETIIDSFVTQGSQSSDMYTKQVIPEQIARLSYELAYYYLHGDYYADGFKYLMYSMASYHTINNETYYINCLGLFEHFRTYAVQETKEKFSKFIEKVWLDNVKENDTTTHRS
- the dapD gene encoding 2,3,4,5-tetrahydropyridine-2,6-dicarboxylate N-acetyltransferase, with the protein product MSIEMNTEDVINLIKTSKKKTPVKVYVKGDLDSVSFGEGSQSFISGGSGVVFGDWAEIKSVLDANSSKIEDYVVENDRRNSAVPLLDTKNINARIEPGAIIRDMVGIGDNAVIMMGAVINIGVEIGEGTMIDMGAVLGGRVKVGKMCHVGAGSVLAGVIEPPSAQPVVLEDDVLVGANAVVLEGVRIGQGSVVAAGAVVTEDVPPFSVVAGTPARVIKQVDDKTKSKTEILQELRSL
- a CDS encoding sensor histidine kinase; amino-acid sequence: MNDKGFKAEHIDELLASRLPVLIWVSIVYIATVIMQFLIDPLIFQSAVFTGLFIIHGALHWNSFRISRKYFWIYILVQEILIYLCAILMREAYQPVLIGLLPVLIAQSLSISFRIKRILFVSLASLIVFFDAALTVGEREELHLLFPFFTLMLIVVMAYAVLFFRQVQERLRIQSFLHDLQEAHKKVEELTLSNERQRMARDLHDTLAQGVAGITMQLEAVDAHMTQGNLDRAQSIIKLSMQQARRTLADARKAIDNLRLKSSSEIDFKEAIQDEVQHFKDSTGIPVFTDIQLTKRSSRLIMEHSLHIIKESLTNIARHAQANAVRLRLFNEKERLFIQVIDDGIGFNIDDIGKDVGHYGLLGIQERARLIGGEVSVTSSSEGTTITVDVPFVEGEMT
- a CDS encoding N-acetyldiaminopimelate deacetylase produces the protein MIEPNELIRVRRELHQIPEPGFQEFKTQRYLLDYIAKLPQERLEVRTWRTGILVKIKGTAPRRRFGYRADMDGLPITEETGYEFRSQHEGYMHACGHDMHMTIGLGIVSHFARQPMQDDLIVLFQPAEEGPGGAQPMLESAELADWMPEQIAALHVAPEYPVGTIATRPGILFANTSELFIDLIGTGGHAAYPHKANDMVVAGCQLVGQLQTIVSRNVDPLDSAVVTIGKVEGGTKQNIIAERARLEGTIRTLSAESMRKVKSRIEALVKGIEMGFDCKAEIDYGANYRQVYNEAEVTGELMSFLRERSDVNLVECTEAMTGEDFGYFLERIPGFMFWLGVDTPYGLHHAKLAPNEDAMKLAVRVMTDYFTWKSEMGK
- a CDS encoding glycosyltransferase, whose protein sequence is MTRLSVIVPIFNGENEILDLYLRMTEAFQDKIDNYEIIFINNGSKDQSARVLEEISLNDLQVKVVHLARNYGKTAAIKVGIHKSTSELISLMDTDNQIEPRDLLKFMPFMAKVDFVNGRRIYYKSSLRSLLTLQLGNRIRNWITGDRLRDTDCPMKLFKREVADHFFYFNGMHRFLPTMAMMSGFSIIEVSVTCASSSQRRGIHNLCTGIRDAMLMRCIKKRAPKYKVIGDNC
- a CDS encoding response regulator, whose product is MSVIKVLIVDDHFVVREGLKMILETGEQFQVVGEAKDGQEALAMIDKVLPDVILMDLNMPVMSGLETMKVLKREGSAIPVIILTTYNEDELMINGLALGAKGYLLKDTSRENLFRNIESAVRGEALLSADIMEKVMSARERQAQGSPSPEVNLLSDKETYILQCVVKGFRNKEIAHDLGISERTVKSHLTNIYNKLGVDSRSQAVAVAMEQRILNM